The Spinacia oleracea cultivar Varoflay chromosome 2, BTI_SOV_V1, whole genome shotgun sequence DNA segment ttgatttttcttgCTTAGTAATGCAATTCAATTTGCAGATAAGGATAATTTTAATGTACGGTTTCCATGCAAATAATTAAAGGTGGGGTTTGAGACTTTTAGGTGGATTTTAGTTGCATATTTTTGTTATTCTTATGGAACTTAcaattagttttagttctcCTATAAGAAAATTTTTGTCAGTACAATTTAATAATTAGAAGTTTTGTCAGTAGTTCAATAGTTAGAATTTTTGTCAGTATAGTTCAATAGTTACAACTTTTGCCAGTatagtttaatagttagaaTTTGTTAATTAAGTCTTCAATTTCCTTAATTGGATAACATGAGTATAGTGGTAAATCTTAACATTTGGTGAAAATAGAAGGTTTTCTCTATCTCCATCTTTCTTTGATGATTATTGCCAGAGTTGAGTTATTTTTCATCCTGCAAGTTCTTACCTTGCCAATTATAACTTAAAGGGTATGACTTTTACCCAAACCTACAtatgtcaattttttttttttgtttatgtttcctATCTCGATCTACATCTCCCCGTACTTTCAGGATCAAAATGTAAATACAGTccaaacaaaactaaatacaaacaCTCACcaatagacctgtcaaacgggtcggtcgggtccgattgtaaaaaattattttcgggttcgggttagatcgggtcggtcactttcgggttcgggtttacaaatgcttgttcaagacccagaactttcgggttcgggtcgacccaacgggttgagagattttaaaacgcgcattatattttcattaatttaggtgataaatatacaaaatatgggcacaaattaacaaattttcctacataagtttatatttagtcaaattcaaccataaaatgacgtatagttcaaattaaaatcatattacacacaataatagtaaaaacagcgtgtttattatgcttaaattttctcataatcgcatttattactataaatacaacgattttcaatcggtcgggtccaaaacgggttcggtcgggttttgacccattacttttcgggttgctcgggttcggataaaatcgggttacgggtcacaaaatcttgttcaggacccagtattttcgggtcggattctgatcggttttcgggtcgggttctgatcggttttcgggtcgggtcgatttttgacaggtctactcaCCAACCATCCAAATATTAAAAAGGTAAGACACATATAAGATGTCCTATATCCTAAGAATAGCCCGTGCACGGGTCAGACGACTAGTTTAAACAATATAATCGCCAGTACAAAGGCCCACTTGAAAATATTTGAatcaaattttgaatttgaatccCATTACCTCCATCCTCGTCATCCCCACACGGCCACACCCCATCTCAACTCAAAACAAagtttaaagaaaaaaaaaaacaaacagaaacactcttctctctctcctccgttAACTTtcattcaaaaatcaaaaccctgCCCCTCTCTTTAAACCCCCGCTCTCTCCCTCTCCTCGCCGGGGATCCCAAATGACGGCGGTAGCGGTGGCGCCGCCTATAGTCGGCAAAGAACTCTCCAACCCTCCCACCGACGGAATAACAAACCTCCGATTCTCCAATCACAGTGATCACCTCCTCGTTTCTTCTTGGGACAAGGTTTCCATCTTTTCAGCTCACCGTTTCTGCATCCTTTCTCTCTATTTTCTTCACTTCAACAAAATTTTTTACTcaatttttgggttttttgttttgttttgttgttaCATAGACTGTTCGATTATATGATGCGAGCGCAAATGTGCTTTTAGGGGAGTTTAAACATGGTGGCCCCGTCCTCGATTGTTGCTTCCATGACGAATCCTCCGGTTTCAGCGCCAGCGGTGACGCCACTGTTCGGCGGTGTGTTTTTCTATTTCGaatattttttgtgtttttctgATATTGttggattctttttggatttaaTTCTAGTGTTCAAGGTTATGGTATTGTAATTAAGGAATGATTGGTTTAATATGGAAaccgtttttgtttttgtatcgTTTTATTTCTGTTTTTGGGTGTTTGGTCAATTAAAGTGTTGTGTGAAGTGGGGTATGTGGAATTGTGTGCTCGAACGGAAAATTGGGTACTTTTTAGCTGTTTGATTTGGGGTTTCCATCCGATGTTTTTTAAATAAAGTTTTGGAGGTGATGAAATGGAAGCTTTAGGTAATGAAATGCTTCTTATGGAAACTGTTTGCTTGTTGGTTCATTCCATGATTAGGGATTTGGGTGTTTGTCATTTAATTCTAGTTTGGAGTGCACCAGGAATGTGGCTTGACTGGATACTGGGGTTTTCTTAATTTCCCGTTTGAGATTATATAAGCATGTATATAAAGTGATTACCTGGAATCTTATAGAGTTCATTTGTCAGTATTGGTATGCAATTGGTGTTTTGTTGCTGTCAAGTTAGGACAATAATGCATTTCTTCTCTTTCCTTTCCTGCAGTCTTGCCATTCATTGTGTCAGGTTTATAGTTCTGCATTTTTAAGGGTGTTTTTAAACTCTGTTGTGCGATTGTTTGTTGCTCACTTTTTTTGGTGCTTGGTTTACCATGATTTTACCTTTCAATCATTAGAAAGAGTGCAGGCTCCATTTGAATATTTTGGTTGCTGTGGATAGTGTTGAGTTGCTGAGACTTGAGAGTATATTTAGTAATACTCTTTCTTAAATCTTGACTAGTGTGAGTAAATGGCTAGGTTTACTTGCTAGTTCATAATGTTCACTCTACTTGCCCCAGTCACGTATTCAATAGTTTGTATCCTTATTTTCCTATAGACAAGGGGAAACGGAAGTTTAAAGTAGAATTGGACAATTGGACTGATGTGGAATATTTATGTTTGGTTTTCAGGCTGgtttttaactatggaaaagaGGATGTGTTGGGAAAGCATGAAGCACATGTACGTTGTGTGGAGTACTCTTATACAACAGGTATGCTGAAATGTGATAATAGTTCAGACAACTTCCCATTGTTTATTCTCTTGCTAGTAAGCAATCATGTAAAGAAACCTTCTGGAATAGTTCGAAGTTTTCAACTTAAATGACCATGAGCTGGGTTGTATCCAAGATTCCAAGTAACTGGATTTTTTGAGCTTCTTGGTGAGGATGTTGCACACTTAGTAATGGTTCTTGGCTCAGCAGACTAGGTTTCAACGTAGGGCTGAGTTTAATGGAGTCATGGACTCATGATTTGTCAGCAGTTAACATTGAATGCCGCTCTGTATGGGTCCTTAAGTGAGTAAGATTTGGTGGTGTTTTGATAGAACAAAGAAATATAGCTTAATGGTGTGTTGTAATCTATTTTAGTTTAGTTATTGGTATCAGTTACCACAGGCCTAAAAATGAAATATTACATAATGGCCACTTTGTTAAAAAACTTGGCTTGATTGCTCTGAATCTATAAAGTTATTTAGCTCTTATTTGAGTCATAACAGAACATTGTGTTTGCATTTAGTAACTTGAAACCGTATGTTGACTGGGGATGAGAAATTGATTTCTTTTGGAGTAATGGAGATTTTCAAAGTTGATGCCAGAACATTTTACTTGTGTTTCATTGGCAATTCATTTCTCTATTTTCTGTTGGAGCTTGTGCTATTAACTGACTTCAACTTTGCAATATTTCAGGGCAATTAATATCTGGTAGTTGGGATAAAACAATCAAGTGTTGGGATCCCAGAGGTGCAAGTGGGCAGGAGCGTACACTAGTTGGAACTTATGCTCAACCAGAACGTGTTTATTCCATGTCTCTTGTTGGTCACAGATTAGTAGTAGCAACTGCAGGCAGACATGTGAATGTCTATGATTTGCGAAATATGTCTCAACCGGAACAGCGGAGGGAGTCTTCATTGAAATATCAGACTAGATGTGTGCGGTGTTACCCCAATGGAACAGGTAAGGACAAGATACTATATGTTAATTTACTTGTAATACTTGTAATGCAGAACTTTGATTTgagttttaaataaaaactagTGAAAATATGTGGGTATAAGAGTTGATGACTAGTCCTCAAGTTAATGATGCTGGAATTAGATGAGATCATATCCTCATCTCCAGTACACCTGATTTGCACAGAAGAAATTGTAAttgatcaattagttaaaatgATATGGTAAATCAAGTTTCTAACTTGTGTTGATCGTCCAATGACCTGGAGAACCTAAGAGTTGATAATTAAGCTAGTCTTATAAGTTATAAGCATGGTTCTAAAACTAGGATGTGGTTCTGATCTCGGTAATGGCTGTGGAACCAATTTCGTGGGCAATGCGGATGGTTAGTGGCTGTTGAGGCCACATATTTCCGTCACGATaagctcaattttttttaagcgATCGTGATGCGGATGATACTTAATACCATGCTTATAAGTAATCAAATGTTTACATGGAATAGTGAGTAATTAGAGTTGCTAAAATATAAAGTTTATATCTTGAGGCTATTGATTTCAAGGTAATATTACTTTTGTTCATCATTTCTTGAGACAATTACCTTAATAATGTTTGAACAACTGGGCAGGTTATGCTCTCAGCTCAGTAGAAGGTCGTGTTGCAATGGAATTTTTTGATCTTTCTGAAGCTGGTCAATCAAAGAAGTGAGTTCTATACTTTTGTTCATCATATACCGGTGtattgtttccttttttttcttcccCTGATTTGTGCAATGTTTTTGTTCACCCCCAAGTTCAACGTGCTTGATTGTTTGGTATGTGTGTTGCCCCAAACTGATATATTTGTTGCCCCATACTAAGTGCTTGAATATATACTTTTATGAATCCCAATTACTTAGATTTTTTAATTTCTGAGTTTTGCAGATATGCTTTCAAATGTCATCGGAAGTCAGAGGCTGGAAGAGATATTGTATACCCTGTAAATGCTATTTCCTTCCATCCGATGTAAGTTCTTTATATTTCTCTGGTGCTTTGACAATATTTAATGGTTAAAGTTAGGGTATGATCTGACTTGATGAATTTAAGATGCTACGTCCCTTTTGGATCTTATGACTAACCCAACGGGACTTGTTTTCATATCGAATGGTGAATAGTAGTATTTAAAGGTGCCTGCAGCATCGACAATAAAACTACTTCGAATATATATTTCTCGAACAACTTGGTTTGTTTTTAGCAGAAAGCTATGCGAAATACGATGCTTTTAGAACATTTGATATTTTTCTGTATGAAGACGAGCAGGTCAATTAAGGCTTTAGAGTTATATGAGCCACTTCGTGAATTACTGGAAATTCTCATGTGCACGAGAATGTGACACTTCCATTTTCTAAAAATGAATCATTTGTTATGATGTTTGGAAAACTACTAGTATTTTTTTCGCAGTAATTCTACTTTCAGTTGAGATTCTAAGGGCTAGAAAATAGAAAGGCTGATgcaaatccaaagtccaaaaaatcTTGATTTTGATGTAAGGCGTTAATTTAGATTGAGTTGACTGCTTAAAGTTGTTGGATATAGATTACAGTCATCACACTATggttatgtacacttttcactGTTTTACCTTTAGCCGTTCACTTTTTTGAGCGTGATTGCTATTGAAGACAAATtcacaaaaattaaaattttattacttAATAGATAACTCTGTATAGAGCTGTACATTAAATGTAGGTATCTTAGTCTATAGTAAATTTGTATTCCTTATTAAATCAAGGGTATATGATCTTTGGGTTAAAGAATGCTAGAATTGAATGATTTAAGGCAGATTTAATTTTCAGACTTGCCTCACAAAACAGGCTTTATAGAAAGCTGTTACATGGTATGAGACTATGAGCACTCACAGTTGACGTTTTAAGCTTTTACAGTTGTACAACATCTGACATGATACTGAACCGAGGAAGTCTTTCTTTGGACGTTGTATCCTCTCTGGAAATTGTAGGTCTTTGGTTGCGAACACTTGAGTATTGATAAAAGAAATAGTTTGAGAAAATGGGTATCCTCTTTAATGTTGCCTTTCTTGCTCATTTTTACCACTATGTGATGTTTATATGCTTTGAATTGTAGATATGGGACATTTGCAACTGGAGGTTGTGATGGAATTGTGAATGTGTGGGATGGGAACAACAAGAAGAGACTTTATCAGGTAAATATGACAATTGATTGCTGAACTCCAGAAAATCTTTCACCTAAAATAACATATTCTATCTCTATTCGTCTTGTATTTCAGTATGCAAAGTATCCTACAAGCATCTCAGCATTGTCATTCAATAGAGATGGCCGACTCCTGGCTGTTGCAGCAAGTTACACTTATGAGGAGGGGAATAAACCGTAAGACTGAATCTATATTTTGTCTTATTCCTTGTGGCTTTTGCTTTTTAATTGACACTTGCTTGTTTATGTTTGTTTTGCAGTCATGAGCCTGATTCAATATTTGTCCGAAGTGTCAATGAAGTTGAAGTCAAACCAAAGCCTAAAGTATATGCTAATCCTCCTGCCTGAAGGAGTCTAATGGCTTTACTTAGCCTCTTTTAGTGATTTAATCTTCTAGGTATAGCTTTACACTGCTTTGCTTCTTGGTACCCAAAGAAGCGTATGATGTAAAAGTAATTCCAGATGCTCGATTCTTTTTTTAGAACTGCCTTGCATGTCTATGATTCTACAATTGTGTCTCTTATTTCTATCATATTATGCGTTAATGCATCGCATGCTGTCTTGCTATTGCAGCAACACCAGCCTATTTACTCCTTTGTAGTCATACACTTTTGGTTAAATTAGTAATTAATCTTTGGGctgtcaaaaaataaaaaaacaattaatCTAGTTATGAACAAATACTCCGTAGAATAAGATCAAAATAAATAACCCTGACATATTGATATCACAATTTGGTAAAGAGTTATGATCACACAAAAATGGAGAGGTGGCgggcatttttgtaattttgcACCAACAAACATATAATCTAGGAATATGACAAAATGAATAGGATAAACGAAAAAGGACAAGTAATGAATAAAAGGGAGGAAAATGGCAGAAAAAGAGAACAGAGAAAGTGACATAAGGTaccattttttataaaaagtgtCATTATCTTTTAAAACAATACGGAGTACCATTTTCTTTAAAAACAAaaccattttttttaaatgtaacATTTCTTTAAGAAACATGGAGTATCATTTTTGTTTAGCAAGTACTATTCTTATTCAACGCATACCATTTTCATTTAACAAATACCATTTATAATATAATAGCAACAAGTTTTGTCATTTTCTTTATTGTCACTTTGTTGCTGTTATGTTTTTGCAAATATCTCACAACATGCGATTTTTACTTCCTCATGATGGCACCCGGTAAAGAGGTAAATAACACTGAAAGTTGTGGGAGTTTTGTCATTTATTGCTAACAAGGAGGTATTTGGTTCCACCGACTGTGCGGTCCAACTAGCCACCAACCGAGtcacctacaaaacaagaatatttgtctttaaatatttccttcaattaagTATTAAgtaattagagagagaaaaggcgGAACAATCAATTCATGAATAGTAATGTATTCAATGCATTCAAAATCTAGTGTATCGCTATTTGACGTCCGCGTTTGGTAAACGTATGGTTTTACCCTTATATAAGGTATCCCACCTCCCTTCATCTTTCCGTTTTCCGGGAGGCGACTCCAAAATTCGGCCATTTCCCGGCGACATCCCCTCCACCATCTTCTCCCCTCATCACCTCACCATCATCATGTTTCTCCACCATCATCATCTCGTTGCTCCACCACCATCTT contains these protein-coding regions:
- the LOC110799649 gene encoding mitotic checkpoint protein BUB3.1 translates to MTAVAVAPPIVGKELSNPPTDGITNLRFSNHSDHLLVSSWDKTVRLYDASANVLLGEFKHGGPVLDCCFHDESSGFSASGDATVRRLVFNYGKEDVLGKHEAHVRCVEYSYTTGQLISGSWDKTIKCWDPRGASGQERTLVGTYAQPERVYSMSLVGHRLVVATAGRHVNVYDLRNMSQPEQRRESSLKYQTRCVRCYPNGTGYALSSVEGRVAMEFFDLSEAGQSKKYAFKCHRKSEAGRDIVYPVNAISFHPIYGTFATGGCDGIVNVWDGNNKKRLYQYAKYPTSISALSFNRDGRLLAVAASYTYEEGNKPHEPDSIFVRSVNEVEVKPKPKVYANPPA